The region AAGTTTCTCGGCGAGCAAGGCGCCACGGCGTTGCGAAACTGGATTCGCCAGGCGGTCGCGACAAACATGCCGTACGATCAATTCGCCTACGCGGTGTTGACGGCGGATGGCTCGACGTTGGAGAACCCGCCGGCCGCATATTACAAGGTGCTGCGCACGCCAGCCGACACAATGGAGAACACGACCCAGTTGTTCCTCGCCGTGCGGTTCAATTGCAACAAGTGCCACGACCATCCGTTCGAGCGCTGGACGCAGGACCAGTACTACCATCTGGCCGCGTACTTCGCCCAGGTCACGCGCAAGGATCATCCGGACTACGCGGAGCAACGCATCGGCGGCACCGACGTGGAGTTCGGCAAGGCGCTCGTCGAGATCGTTTACGACCAGGATTCCGGCGAAGTGACGCACGACCGCACCGGCAAGATCGCCGAGCCGAGTTTCCCGTATCCCACGCCCGGCTCGGAAGCGGAAAGCGCTTCGCGGCGCGTGCAGTTGGCTCGCTGGTTGACGTCGAAGGACAATCAATACTTCGCGAAGAGCTATGTGAATCGCATTTGGAGCTATCTGCTGGGCGTCGGCATCATCGAGCCTGTGGATGACATCCGCGCCGGGAATCCGCCGTCGAACCCCGAGTTGCTGGAACGCCTCACGAACGACTTCGTGGCATCGAACTTCAACGTGCGGGAGATGATGCGGACGATCTGCAAATCACGGACCTATCAATTGTCGATCGTCACGAATCGCTGGAACGAAGACGATCAGACGAACTACGCCCATGCGGTGCCGCGGCGGTTGCCGGCGGAAACGCTGTACGACGCCCTGCAACAAGTCACCGGTCACCGGCCCGCGCTGCCTGGCCTGCCGGACGGTTCGTTGGCCTCGCAGCTTCCGGACTCCGGCGCCAAGGTGCCGGATGGGTTCTTGGAGTTGTTCGGCCGCCCGCCGCGTGAGAGCGCTTGCGAATGCGAACGCTCTTCCGGTGTCATGCTGGGGCAGATGTTGAACCTGGTGAACGGGCCGACCTTCGCGGAGGCGATCGGCGCGCCGAGCAATCGCATCGAAGCGGTCGTGCGCGAACATGCGGACGACGCCAAGGTCGTCGAGGAATTGTTCGTGGCCATTCTGAATCGCGTACCGAACGCGGCGGAAGTCGCGATCGGCGTCGAGGCCATGCATGGCGCGCAGGTCGATCGCGAACAACTGACGGAAGCCTTGGCAACTTACGAACGCGACGTACTGCCAGCCAATCAGGCCGCCTGGGAAGCGCAACAGGCCGCGCAAACTTGGACGCCCCTCAATGTCGAGAGCGTGCAGTCGGCCGCCGGGACGCAGTTCACGTTGTTGGAAGACGGCTCGTGGCTGGCGAGCGGCGGCAATCCGGACAAGGAGCAGGTCACGATCAAAGCCAGGACGCCGCTCGAAAGCTTGACCGCGATTCGCTTGGAAGTGTTGCCGGATGACTCTTTGTCGGCGCGAGGGCCAGGCCGCGCGGTGAACGGCAACTTCGTGTTGAGCGAATTCCGCGCGTCGGCCGCGGCGGGTGAAGGCGATGCGACAGGGCTCTCGTTCACCGTGGCTCAGGCCGATTTCTCGCAAGATGGCTGGCACGTTGGCGGCGCGATCGACGGCAACCCAGCCACCGGCTGGGCGGTAATGCCGTCCTTCGGGCAGCAGCACACGGCGGTCTTCGAGTTAGGGGCCGACGTGCAACACGCCAACGAAGCGGCTCTGACGTTCGAGCTGGTTCAAGAATACGGCGCGCAACACACCATCGGCCGCTTCCGGCTACTCGGCACCACGGCCGCGCGGCCGGTACGCATCGAGGGGTTGCCGGGCTCCATCGCGGCGATTCTCGCGACACCCAGCGCGGACCGCACCGATGCCCAGCGCACCGAATTGGCCGCGTACTATCGCCCGCTCGACGAGCAACTGCGCGTACATGAAAAAGCGCTGCAAACCATCGGGCGCGACGCCGCCGAAGCCCGGCTGCGCGGCGCCCAAGACCTCGCCTGGGCCTTGCTGAACAGCCCCGCGTTCTTGTTTAATCGGTAGGGAGGAAGTAGGTGGAGTAGTTAGTAGGTGAAGTAGGGCGGATGCGCTGAGCTTCTCCTGATCACTACTTCACCTACCAACTACTTCACCTACTCTCTACTCCACCTACTTCCCCGAGACTCCCTTCCGTGGCCCGTCTTTGCTTCGTTTCGAACGGGAAGTCGATCGAACGCAATTTGCAAGGCGCGTTGATCACAATCGGCCGGGCCGAAACGAACGACATCGTGCTGGCGGACCTCGCCTCGTCGAGCAAGCACGCGCAACTGCGGCGCGCGGAGGACGGCTGGTATGTTGAAGACCGCGGGAGCCGGAACCATACCTTCGTCAACGGCTACCAGGTGGAGTCGCACCGGCTGGCGGACCGCGATCTGATCCAGATTGGCGCGTCGGAGTTGACGTTTTGCGCCGATCCCGAGTTCAGCCTGCTGATCGACGAGGAAGAGATCGCCGACGCCCTGGGCAGTTCGGTGGTGCATACGCGGCGCGTCGATGAGGAAGCGGCGCAATCGCTCGACCTGACGCGGATCGTGCAATCGCTCAAAGACCATCGCCGGCCCGCCGCGGCGGGAGCGAAATCGGAATCGCTCGACCCACTGGCGCTGGCGGAGGCTAAGCTTCTGACGTTGCAGCGCGTGAGCGAAAAGCTGGTCCACGCCGTCGACGGGCAACGGCTCAACGAAGAGATCCTGCAGATCGTGCTGGAGCAGACGCGTGCCGACCGCGGCGTGTTGTGCCTGCTCAACGCCGAAGGCAAGCCGGTGCCAATTGTTGCACATGGTCTGCAGCCGGGGGAATCGGTGCGGATCAGTCGCACCGTGCTCAAGCGGTTGCTGGACGAACGGTGCGGACTCTTGATCTCGCCTGATACCAGTTCCGCGGGAGCCTATGCGACGCTGGATCAGATGGGCGTCACTTCGGCGATGTGCGTACCGCTCTGGACCGGCGAAGAAATCATCGGCGCGCTGCTGTTGGAATCCACGCGGCCGGATCATGTATTCGGCGCGGCGGACCTGGAATTGCTGCTCGTGGTCGCGCATCAGGCGTCGATCGGAATCCAGCGCGGACGGTTGACGGAACGGGTCGAGGAAGAGCAGCGGGTGCGGAAGTTTCTTGCGCAATTTCTCGATCACCGCGTCGTGGCGCGGATTTCCCAGACCGGAGCGACGGACGACGCCCTGGCGCCGCGCGAGCAGCAGGTGACAATTCTGTTCACGGATATCGTTTCGTTCACCAAGCTCAGCGAGGGACTCCCGCCGACCGATGTGGCGGCCTTTGTGCAACAGTACCTGACGGCGATGACCGACATCGTATTCAAGTACGGCGGCACGATCGACAAATACATCGGCGACGCGATTATGGCCCTCTTCGGCGCGCCGGTCACCGGCGAGGACGACGCCACGGCGGCCGTGCAAGCCGCGCTCGAAATGCGCCGCACTTTGCCGACGATCACGCCGCCCGGCGCGAGCAAGACTGAGTTGCGCGCAAGATTTGGCATCAATACTGGGACGGTCGTCGTGGGCATGATCGGCTCGAAGCGCCGCGCGGAATACACTGCCATCGGCGACGCGGTGAACGTAGCGTCGCGGATTCAAACCTTCGCGCGGCCGAACGAGATCTGCATCGACGAAGTCACCAAGAGCAAGGTGGAAGCTCGCTTCGTGATGGAAGAGATCGGCATGATCGACGTGAAAAACCGTTTGCAGCCGCTGGCGGTGTTCAAGGTGCTCGGGGAGCGGTTGCAGCCGGTGAGCAAGCCAAGCGGGTGAGGTTCGACCTTCAGCTCACTTCCGCCGCGTACGATTCGCCGCGCGTTCGCGCTTTTCCTGATTGCGGACAACTTTCGCCGCGCGTTGCGCTTGTTTGCGAGCCGTCGGCGGGCGGCCGGCGTGGCCGAGTTGTTCCCCGTGTTCTTCGTCGATACTGCCGGGCGGCAGGCCGAGTTCGAAGATCGTGACTTCACGCTTCGCGCGCTGGCCGACGCGGAGCGGCATCACCGCCGCGCCGATGCCGGCGCCAACGTAGACCGCGCCCGACGGGGGGCCGGTTTGACGTGTGCCATAGAGGCCATGGACGTAGCGATGGCCGATCATGCGGCCGAAGATCATTTCATTTAATCCCGCGACGGTGACCTGGCCGGCGTGCGTGTGTCCCGAAAGCACGAGCGGCACGCCGTGCTCCCAGAGCGATTCCGCCTCTTCGGCGATGTGGGAGAGGGCGATCGCGGGCAGGTCGTGATGCAGCCCGCGAACCGCTTTCTTGACGTCGGCGTGGCCGGTGTAAGCGTCGTCGACGCCTACGATCTGTACTTTCTGCCCGGCGATTTCCACGACGGTGTGAGCGTTGTCCAGCACTTCTATGTTCGCCTTGCGCAGCACCTGGCGGATTTCCCGCGAGCCGGACCAATGGTCGTGGTTGCCGAGCGTGGCGTAGACCGGACCCTCGAAACGCACGAGGACGTCGCGCAGCTCGTCGAGATATCTTTGCCCGTGGCAGACGAAATCGCCGGTCAATGCGATTAAGTCTGGCTTGGCGGCGTTGGCGAGCGCCGCGGCCTCGAATTGGACCCGCATGGGCGTCACGCGGCCGACGTGCAGGTCGGTGACATGCACGATCCGCAGCGGGCGTTCCAACTGCGTGGCGTGGACGGCGTGCCCGGCGAAACGGCGGACGGCGATCGACGACCGCAGTGGCAGCAATTCGCGCAGCAATTCCCAGGGAGGTCGCAGCCCCGGCGAACGTGAAAGGCGGTCCTGCATAGAAGTAAGCGTCAAAGCGGCGGGCGGCGGCCGCGGGAGTCGGTCTGGTTGGGGCGGCCACAAACTGGCCGGCTAGCGAATTTTACGTCAATCCTGCCGGTTGGTACATCGAACGTCGGAGGTTTTCGGCAGCGCCGCTTTTGGCGGCATCCTCGGTCTTACTCAGCCGATGCACTCTGCGTGCCAATCGGCGGGGCGGCTTCTGCTTGGGGCGGGGATCGGCGATAGTAATTGAATGCTTCCATTCAAACCTTTGCAGATTGGTCCGGTCGCGATTGGCTTTCCGGTCGTACAGGCTGCGCTCAGCGGGTACAGCGACTGGGCGATGCGGATGATCGCGCGGCGGTTGGGGGCGCCCTACACGTTGTGCGAAGTGGTGTTGGACCGGATCGTGATCCAGGCCGGAAAAAAGACGCGGTTGAAACGGCTCCGCGTCACGGCGGACGAGCAGCCGGTCGGCGGACAACTCATGGGGAGCGACCCGGTGGAGTTCGGCCGCGCCGCGCGCGAGTTGGCGTTGGTGGGCTTCCGTGTGATCGACATCAATTTCGGTTGCCCCGTGAAGAAGGTGCTCGGACGGTGCCGCGGCGGCTATCACTTGAGTCGGCCCGACGTGGCATTGGAGATCGTTTCCCGGGTGCGCGAGGCGGTGCCATCAGAGATTCCCGTCACGGTGAAAATGCGGCGCGGCATAGATGATACGGCCGAAAGCAGGGACAAGTTCTTCGAGATCTTCGACGGGGCGTTCGCGCGCGGCATCGCGGCGGCCACCGTGCATGGCCGCACGGTGGAGCAGCGCTACGTCGGGCCGAGCCGCTGGTCATTCCTGAGCGAAGTGAAGCGGCACGCCGGCGATCGCATCATCCTGGGGAGCGGCGATCTGTTCACCGCCGCCGATTGCCTGAACATGCTGCGCGAGACGGGCGTCGATGGCGTGACCGCGGCGCGCGGGGCGATCGGCAACCCATGGATTTTCCGGCAAGCGCAAGCGCTCGCGGCGGGAGAGCCGCTGCCAGCGCCGCCCAGCTTGTTCGAGCAACGCGCCGTAATTGAAGAACACTACCGGCTCGCGGAGCAAATCTACGGGCTGGAGCCGTGCTGTCGGCAGATGCGCAAATTCGGCATCAAATACTCGCAACTGCACCCGGAACCGTTGGCCCTACGCGAAGCGTTCATCAGCGTCCGTCAACCCGGCGAATGGCAGCAAGTGCTGGATCGGTGGTACGCCGAAGACCTGCCCGGGCGTCATCCATCCGTGGCGGAACAAGCGGACACGGTCGAAACCGACTGCGGAGTGAGTTGA is a window of Planctomycetia bacterium DNA encoding:
- a CDS encoding DUF1553 domain-containing protein; this translates as MNDTRMLFHFVLAMLLLGVPRFASADDAATAEQLAPGMELVELTVNPAEIVFDDRFDYSQLLVTGKLSTGEELDVTRMVEVQAPSEFVEVSPTGLVRPKLDGAGELRFKLAGKEVAVPVKATGFDAKFDVSFVRDVNPALGKLGCNAGTCHGAKDGKNGFKLSLRGYDPIYDHRALTDDLEGRRFNRAAPDHSLMLLKPSGVAPHVGGVLMHPGQPYYELLRMWIAQGVKLDLDAPRVSGIEIIPQNPTLPLPGMKQQMKVLATYTNGQVRDVSAEAFLESSLTEVLTVDRAGLATGVRRGEAAVLARFEGSYAATTVVVMGDRSGFEWQQPVVQNHLDELVDAKLQRLKILPSELCTDAEFLRRVRLDLCGVPPTPEQVRAFVADERPSREKRDELIDQLIGSPEFVEHWTNKWADMLQVNRKFLGEQGATALRNWIRQAVATNMPYDQFAYAVLTADGSTLENPPAAYYKVLRTPADTMENTTQLFLAVRFNCNKCHDHPFERWTQDQYYHLAAYFAQVTRKDHPDYAEQRIGGTDVEFGKALVEIVYDQDSGEVTHDRTGKIAEPSFPYPTPGSEAESASRRVQLARWLTSKDNQYFAKSYVNRIWSYLLGVGIIEPVDDIRAGNPPSNPELLERLTNDFVASNFNVREMMRTICKSRTYQLSIVTNRWNEDDQTNYAHAVPRRLPAETLYDALQQVTGHRPALPGLPDGSLASQLPDSGAKVPDGFLELFGRPPRESACECERSSGVMLGQMLNLVNGPTFAEAIGAPSNRIEAVVREHADDAKVVEELFVAILNRVPNAAEVAIGVEAMHGAQVDREQLTEALATYERDVLPANQAAWEAQQAAQTWTPLNVESVQSAAGTQFTLLEDGSWLASGGNPDKEQVTIKARTPLESLTAIRLEVLPDDSLSARGPGRAVNGNFVLSEFRASAAAGEGDATGLSFTVAQADFSQDGWHVGGAIDGNPATGWAVMPSFGQQHTAVFELGADVQHANEAALTFELVQEYGAQHTIGRFRLLGTTAARPVRIEGLPGSIAAILATPSADRTDAQRTELAAYYRPLDEQLRVHEKALQTIGRDAAEARLRGAQDLAWALLNSPAFLFNR
- a CDS encoding adenylate/guanylate cyclase domain-containing protein; the protein is MARLCFVSNGKSIERNLQGALITIGRAETNDIVLADLASSSKHAQLRRAEDGWYVEDRGSRNHTFVNGYQVESHRLADRDLIQIGASELTFCADPEFSLLIDEEEIADALGSSVVHTRRVDEEAAQSLDLTRIVQSLKDHRRPAAAGAKSESLDPLALAEAKLLTLQRVSEKLVHAVDGQRLNEEILQIVLEQTRADRGVLCLLNAEGKPVPIVAHGLQPGESVRISRTVLKRLLDERCGLLISPDTSSAGAYATLDQMGVTSAMCVPLWTGEEIIGALLLESTRPDHVFGAADLELLLVVAHQASIGIQRGRLTERVEEEQRVRKFLAQFLDHRVVARISQTGATDDALAPREQQVTILFTDIVSFTKLSEGLPPTDVAAFVQQYLTAMTDIVFKYGGTIDKYIGDAIMALFGAPVTGEDDATAAVQAALEMRRTLPTITPPGASKTELRARFGINTGTVVVGMIGSKRRAEYTAIGDAVNVASRIQTFARPNEICIDEVTKSKVEARFVMEEIGMIDVKNRLQPLAVFKVLGERLQPVSKPSG
- a CDS encoding metallophosphoesterase, which gives rise to MQDRLSRSPGLRPPWELLRELLPLRSSIAVRRFAGHAVHATQLERPLRIVHVTDLHVGRVTPMRVQFEAAALANAAKPDLIALTGDFVCHGQRYLDELRDVLVRFEGPVYATLGNHDHWSGSREIRQVLRKANIEVLDNAHTVVEIAGQKVQIVGVDDAYTGHADVKKAVRGLHHDLPAIALSHIAEEAESLWEHGVPLVLSGHTHAGQVTVAGLNEMIFGRMIGHRYVHGLYGTRQTGPPSGAVYVGAGIGAAVMPLRVGQRAKREVTIFELGLPPGSIDEEHGEQLGHAGRPPTARKQAQRAAKVVRNQEKRERAANRTRRK
- a CDS encoding tRNA-dihydrouridine synthase codes for the protein MLPFKPLQIGPVAIGFPVVQAALSGYSDWAMRMIARRLGAPYTLCEVVLDRIVIQAGKKTRLKRLRVTADEQPVGGQLMGSDPVEFGRAARELALVGFRVIDINFGCPVKKVLGRCRGGYHLSRPDVALEIVSRVREAVPSEIPVTVKMRRGIDDTAESRDKFFEIFDGAFARGIAAATVHGRTVEQRYVGPSRWSFLSEVKRHAGDRIILGSGDLFTAADCLNMLRETGVDGVTAARGAIGNPWIFRQAQALAAGEPLPAPPSLFEQRAVIEEHYRLAEQIYGLEPCCRQMRKFGIKYSQLHPEPLALREAFISVRQPGEWQQVLDRWYAEDLPGRHPSVAEQADTVETDCGVS